aaaataaagtattatatattaattatttagttataaatatcatcataaaataatataagaatcacaataaaaaaaaaaaataataaataaaacttcaatattttaatacatgATTATTGTTTGGTTTtccattaaatatattgttattatcatcatgtaatgtatatatataataatgactataataataataataataataataataataataatcatctatgtatataattatatatacatttgttaacataatttatatctaACAATgacatctatatatattcatataacttatatatatatatatatatatatatatatatatatatatatggcatttatataaaaatatgttatatatacttataaaaaaagatatataaaatcaacaaaaaattataactaaatataatatatatatactttttttatatgcaaAGAATCAAAAGAACCTTTACATTACATCATATACACAAAAATCTAAACCAACAAAACCACATAGAATATTGTACGAATGTGAGTTGTATGCAccacaaaattattataatgatccGCAAAAGAAACAGTGATGAAACAATTTGATGATCGTACATCACAACCATTTAAAGAATACGATTAACATATGAATGATAAACGACAAATATGTAAAGAACAATGTGATAaagatatacaaaaaattattttaaaagacaaaatagaaaaaaaatgaatagaAATGTTCTCTACATTACAAACTGATATATCTACTGAGGATATACTTATGTGTGTTCGTGAAAATTCGATAGCAGATAAAGTTGAAAAAAACTTGTTTGAAATGTGGAGGTATACTTGGTAGCACGCTTCCAGAATTGGGTTTTCTAGGC
The sequence above is a segment of the Plasmodium sp. gorilla clade G2 genome assembly, contig: PADLG01_00_79, whole genome shotgun sequence genome. Coding sequences within it:
- a CDS encoding rifin PIR protein, putative; this translates as MQRIKRTFTLHHIHKNLNQQNHIEYCTNQIKLKKTCLKCGGILGSTLPELGFLGKSALYGKAVKRSTDAAFEEGIASVLYELKEITVIDIL